A region from the Oceanidesulfovibrio marinus genome encodes:
- a CDS encoding acetate/propionate family kinase: MKILVINSGSSSIKFKLYEMSSAEEGEVLASGLAERIGEDTSTLTYKRHEKDGSETKQTWNDPLPNHETGLKRIIKALSDPEKGVISSPDEIAAAGHRVLHAGEAFSAPTKVNDAVIDAIKKCIPLGPLHNPANLDGILVASQIMQGASQVAVFDTAFHQTMPPEAYLYALPYELYKEQGVRRYGFHGTSHKYVARVTAKLAGVPQDQSNIITAHLGNGSSMAAVRNGRCVDTSMGLTPLPGLIMGTRTGDIDPAIIFYLGKQLGLSLEELDNLVNKQSGLKGICGHNDLRDVHTAAEEGEERAKLALSMLAYRNKKFFGAYIAALGRVDAIAFTAGVGENDSWVRAQSLADMEHLGVVIDLERNDGRCSEPTLISADSSTIQVWVVPTDEEYEIARETYEVLS, from the coding sequence ATGAAGATACTTGTCATTAACTCCGGAAGCTCTTCAATTAAATTCAAGCTCTATGAGATGAGCTCGGCCGAGGAGGGGGAGGTACTCGCCTCCGGCCTTGCCGAGCGCATCGGTGAAGATACATCCACGCTCACCTACAAGCGGCATGAAAAGGACGGTTCGGAAACCAAGCAAACCTGGAACGATCCCCTGCCCAACCACGAAACCGGCCTCAAGCGGATCATCAAGGCGCTCTCCGACCCTGAAAAGGGCGTCATCTCCTCGCCCGATGAAATCGCCGCTGCCGGCCACCGCGTTCTCCACGCCGGTGAGGCGTTCAGCGCCCCCACCAAGGTCAACGACGCGGTGATCGACGCCATCAAGAAGTGCATCCCGCTTGGTCCGCTGCACAACCCGGCCAACCTCGACGGCATCCTCGTGGCCAGCCAGATCATGCAGGGAGCCTCGCAGGTCGCCGTCTTCGATACGGCCTTCCACCAGACCATGCCGCCCGAAGCATACCTCTACGCCCTGCCTTACGAGCTCTACAAGGAGCAAGGCGTGCGCCGGTACGGCTTCCACGGCACCTCGCACAAGTACGTGGCGCGCGTCACGGCCAAGCTCGCCGGCGTGCCCCAGGACCAGTCCAACATCATCACCGCCCACCTGGGCAACGGCTCGTCCATGGCCGCCGTCAGGAACGGCCGCTGCGTCGACACCTCCATGGGTCTGACCCCTCTGCCCGGTCTGATCATGGGCACGCGCACCGGCGACATCGACCCAGCCATCATTTTCTACCTGGGCAAGCAGCTCGGCCTGAGCCTGGAAGAGCTGGACAACCTGGTGAACAAGCAGAGCGGCCTCAAGGGCATCTGCGGCCACAACGACCTGCGCGACGTGCACACCGCTGCCGAGGAAGGCGAGGAGCGCGCCAAGCTCGCCCTCTCCATGCTTGCGTATCGCAACAAGAAGTTCTTCGGCGCGTACATCGCAGCCCTGGGCCGGGTGGACGCCATCGCCTTCACCGCCGGCGTGGGCGAAAACGACAGCTGGGTCCGCGCCCAGAGCCTGGCCGACATGGAGCACCTGGGCGTCGTTATTGACCTGGAACGGAACGACGGCCGCTGCTCCGAACCCACCCTCATCAGCGCCGACTCCAGCACCATCCAGGTCTGGGTCGTGCCTACCGACGAGGAATACGAGATCGCACGAGAAACCTATGAGGTGCTGTCCTGA
- a CDS encoding glycosyltransferase family 2 protein: MPEIHASTGPAPEHDPRPLVSIVVPTYNQARYLPACLDAILFQEYPRLEVIVIADPSPDETFSVLEEYAAGLGDTASFASQYDAEADTVRRTVHPRYPAGRELTIILNETRAGHGGSYNQGMRRARGEYVTYVASDDMPHPSMIAELAAPLEADEADFCYADMHIIDDDGRILRRFSLPEYSFARSFGDWYLVGVAKLYRRALHEQYGYFDESYTANDHECYLRFAMAGARFRHLPRVLYSVRSHDGREADVHSPESWTHLMRESSALVQKARQFLRDAE; this comes from the coding sequence ATGCCCGAGATACACGCCTCCACCGGCCCGGCGCCGGAGCATGACCCGCGGCCCCTCGTGTCCATTGTCGTGCCCACATACAACCAGGCGCGCTATTTGCCGGCCTGCCTGGACGCGATTCTGTTCCAGGAATACCCGCGGCTGGAGGTCATCGTGATTGCCGATCCCTCGCCGGACGAGACGTTCAGCGTGCTGGAGGAGTATGCAGCCGGGTTGGGCGACACGGCCTCCTTTGCTTCACAGTACGATGCCGAGGCAGACACGGTACGCCGCACCGTGCACCCGCGCTACCCGGCCGGCCGCGAGCTGACGATTATTCTGAACGAGACGCGCGCCGGCCACGGCGGCTCATACAACCAGGGCATGCGCCGCGCCCGCGGCGAGTACGTAACGTACGTGGCGTCGGACGACATGCCGCACCCGTCAATGATCGCCGAGCTTGCCGCGCCGCTGGAAGCGGACGAGGCCGACTTCTGCTACGCGGACATGCACATCATTGACGACGACGGCCGCATCCTGCGCCGGTTCTCGTTGCCGGAGTACAGCTTCGCGCGCAGTTTCGGGGACTGGTACCTGGTGGGCGTGGCCAAGCTCTACCGCCGGGCGCTACACGAGCAGTACGGCTACTTCGACGAGTCGTACACGGCCAACGACCACGAGTGCTACCTGCGCTTCGCCATGGCCGGAGCACGGTTCCGCCATCTGCCGCGTGTGCTCTACTCCGTGCGCAGCCACGACGGCCGGGAGGCGGATGTCCACAGTCCAGAAAGTTGGACACACCTGATGCGCGAGTCGAGCGCGCTTGTACAGAAAGCACGACAGTTTCTCAGGGACGCTGAATGA
- a CDS encoding LutC/YkgG family protein, whose protein sequence is MSDNTLIELFTARAEAVSAVVKRMPSMKEATDYVINLCGEKEACQLLISGCGEPLSEKAEDLCEVKQDKIVAGPNLSKKHYNALAKACEQNGFVCKSEGLRENLAGIDIGFTVCQGAIAETGSIVLDSDKEDTRLATMIAEIHVAAVPVDAIVQDYYAEEELLAKLIGGKTPSYTAFITGASRTADIERVLALGVHGPLELHVLLLDEV, encoded by the coding sequence ATGAGCGACAACACACTCATTGAACTATTCACGGCAAGGGCCGAAGCTGTATCCGCCGTGGTCAAACGCATGCCCTCCATGAAGGAAGCGACTGACTACGTCATAAACCTGTGTGGCGAGAAGGAAGCGTGCCAGCTGCTCATCTCCGGATGTGGCGAGCCGCTCTCCGAAAAGGCGGAAGACCTTTGTGAAGTCAAGCAGGACAAAATCGTCGCAGGGCCCAATCTGTCCAAGAAGCACTACAACGCCCTGGCCAAGGCCTGCGAACAGAACGGCTTTGTCTGCAAGAGTGAAGGGTTGCGTGAGAACCTGGCAGGCATCGACATCGGATTCACCGTTTGTCAGGGCGCCATCGCCGAAACCGGCTCCATCGTGCTCGACTCGGACAAGGAAGATACACGGCTGGCCACGATGATCGCTGAGATCCACGTGGCCGCCGTGCCTGTCGACGCCATTGTGCAAGACTACTACGCCGAGGAGGAGCTGCTCGCCAAGCTGATCGGCGGGAAGACTCCTTCCTACACGGCCTTTATCACCGGCGCGAGCCGTACCGCGGACATCGAGCGCGTTCTCGCCCTCGGCGTCCATGGACCTCTCGAACTGCACGTCCTGCTTCTGGACGAGGTGTAG
- a CDS encoding metallophosphoesterase family protein encodes MIRFVHAADIHLDSPLVGLSRYEGAPVERLRGATRQALAKLVEFVIAEEVPLLLIAGDVYDGDWQDFNTGLHFNSQMIRLGRHGVTVVMIHGNHDADNVMTRRLPLPENVRVLDHRKPQTLVFEELGVAVHGQSFATKAVSENLAAGYPQARPDLFNIGLLHTALGTPGYDPYAPCSMDDLLAKQYEYWALGHVHEHAVLHTDPHVVFAGCLQGRHVREPGAKGCVLVEAEGRRVSTRFEPMDVVRWDTACADVAGATGPEEAVSIWRGAFEQALERAGCLALACRAVLTGNCAAHAALQKDAEGAAALVQNTAAEASRGSAWIEKVLVETGPEIDFEELARSDTPQGDLLRFVEQCADDAEAFAQLEADLTPLTSKIARTGAALPDLDDPEERRRIMREVRDIVLPRLTEQGEG; translated from the coding sequence ATGATCCGTTTTGTCCACGCCGCCGACATCCACCTGGACAGCCCGCTTGTGGGGCTGTCGCGCTATGAGGGCGCGCCGGTGGAGCGTCTGCGCGGCGCCACCCGCCAGGCCCTGGCCAAGCTCGTGGAGTTCGTCATCGCCGAGGAGGTCCCGCTGCTGCTCATCGCGGGCGACGTGTACGACGGCGACTGGCAGGACTTCAACACGGGCCTGCACTTCAACAGCCAGATGATTCGCCTGGGCAGGCACGGCGTTACCGTGGTCATGATCCACGGCAACCACGACGCCGACAACGTGATGACGCGGCGTCTGCCGCTGCCCGAAAACGTGCGGGTGCTGGACCACCGCAAGCCGCAGACCCTGGTGTTCGAAGAGCTCGGCGTGGCCGTGCACGGGCAGAGCTTCGCTACCAAGGCGGTGTCCGAGAATCTGGCCGCCGGGTATCCGCAGGCCCGGCCGGACCTCTTCAATATCGGTCTTTTGCACACGGCGCTGGGCACGCCGGGGTACGATCCCTACGCGCCGTGCTCCATGGATGACCTGCTGGCGAAACAGTATGAGTACTGGGCGCTTGGCCACGTGCACGAGCACGCCGTGCTGCACACGGACCCGCACGTGGTCTTTGCCGGATGTCTGCAGGGGCGGCACGTGCGCGAGCCCGGCGCCAAGGGCTGCGTACTGGTGGAGGCCGAGGGCCGCCGCGTGTCCACGCGGTTCGAGCCCATGGATGTGGTGCGCTGGGATACGGCCTGTGCCGATGTGGCCGGCGCAACCGGGCCCGAGGAGGCGGTGTCCATCTGGCGCGGAGCGTTCGAGCAGGCGCTGGAGCGCGCCGGGTGCCTTGCCCTGGCCTGCCGGGCTGTGCTCACCGGGAACTGCGCGGCGCATGCGGCGTTGCAGAAGGATGCGGAAGGGGCCGCGGCCCTGGTGCAGAACACGGCGGCCGAGGCATCGCGCGGCAGCGCCTGGATCGAGAAGGTTCTTGTGGAGACCGGGCCGGAGATCGACTTCGAGGAGCTGGCGCGCAGCGACACGCCGCAGGGCGATCTGCTGCGATTCGTGGAGCAATGCGCGGACGACGCCGAGGCCTTTGCGCAGCTCGAAGCGGACCTGACCCCGCTCACCTCCAAGATTGCGCGGACCGGCGCGGCTCTCCCGGACCTGGACGACCCGGAGGAGCGACGGCGCATCATGCGCGAGGTGCGGGACATCGTGCTGCCGCGGCTGACCGAGCAGGGGGAGGGCTGA
- the ldhH gene encoding L-lactate dehydrogenase (quinone) large subunit LdhH — protein sequence MQNVKNIGEYKDHIHEALDNEFQRSAIDKFAQAYPVGRAKAFDGMDVRELVAEIAAAKDEAISRMGELYEQFKREAEKAGIHVHLAKNAGEANEMIANIAKKTGCKKIVKSKSMTAEETLLNHHLEGEGLEVTETDLGEWIIQMRHEGPSHMVMPAIHLSRDQVAGLFSQVTGKDQTNDIEKLVKVARRELRQKFVEADMGISGANFAIAESASIGLVTNEGNARLVTTLPRVHVALCGLDKLVPTLHDALRVLRALPRNATGQIMTSYGTWIHGPNEDNAAPGGKKEMHIVFLDNGRTALAEDPDFRQVLRCIRCGACANVCPVYRMVGGHEYGHIYIGAIGLILTYFFHGRDKAKHLVLNCINCQACKAVCAAGIDLPSLIKRVYARIVDETGHDLDSTLLSMVMRNRKLFHGLLRAGRFAQKPFGVKKGEKQKGQFIRHLPMMFSKQHAFRELPAVADKPFRDIFPKIQPKVENPRYTVAIFGGCAQDFLYPEQLEGMVNAFADKGVAVDFPMQQTCCGLPLMMMGERKTEKEVASQNIHAIDPAKYDYIVCSCPSCASHLKHYPEIFGSGDSDGLLADRFADKIIDISSFLNDVLEMTEDDFETGGPKATYHAPCHLCRGLDVHDAPREIMTKSGLEYVPCKEEEVCCGFGGSYSVKFPEISQQILRNKLDNIEATGAEMIITDCPGCVMQIRGGMAKRGSNVVVRHMTEVLAERRKK from the coding sequence ATGCAAAATGTTAAGAACATAGGCGAATACAAGGACCATATACACGAGGCCCTGGACAACGAATTCCAGCGTTCGGCCATCGACAAGTTCGCCCAGGCCTACCCCGTGGGCCGGGCCAAGGCATTCGACGGCATGGACGTGCGGGAGCTGGTCGCCGAGATCGCCGCGGCCAAAGACGAAGCCATCAGCCGCATGGGCGAGCTCTACGAGCAGTTCAAGCGCGAGGCCGAAAAGGCCGGCATCCACGTGCACCTCGCCAAGAACGCCGGCGAGGCCAACGAGATGATCGCCAACATCGCCAAGAAGACCGGCTGCAAGAAGATCGTCAAGTCCAAGTCCATGACCGCGGAGGAAACCCTCCTCAACCACCACCTGGAAGGCGAAGGCCTGGAGGTCACCGAGACCGACCTCGGCGAGTGGATCATCCAGATGCGCCATGAAGGCCCCAGCCACATGGTCATGCCCGCCATCCACCTTTCCCGCGACCAGGTGGCCGGGCTCTTCTCCCAGGTCACCGGCAAGGACCAGACCAACGACATCGAAAAGCTGGTCAAGGTGGCCCGGCGCGAGCTGCGCCAGAAGTTCGTGGAAGCGGACATGGGCATCTCCGGCGCCAACTTCGCCATTGCCGAGTCCGCATCCATCGGCCTGGTCACCAACGAAGGCAACGCCCGCCTGGTCACCACCCTGCCTCGCGTGCACGTCGCCCTCTGCGGCCTGGACAAGCTTGTCCCCACCCTGCACGACGCCCTGCGCGTGCTGCGCGCCCTGCCGCGCAACGCCACCGGCCAGATCATGACCTCCTACGGCACCTGGATCCACGGGCCCAACGAGGACAATGCGGCGCCCGGCGGCAAGAAGGAAATGCACATCGTCTTCCTGGACAACGGCCGCACGGCCCTGGCCGAAGACCCCGACTTCCGCCAGGTTCTGCGCTGCATCCGTTGCGGTGCCTGCGCCAACGTCTGCCCGGTGTACCGCATGGTGGGTGGCCACGAGTACGGCCACATCTACATCGGCGCCATCGGCCTCATCCTGACCTACTTCTTCCACGGCCGGGACAAGGCCAAGCACCTGGTGCTCAACTGCATCAACTGCCAGGCGTGCAAGGCGGTCTGCGCCGCGGGCATCGACCTCCCCTCGCTCATCAAGCGCGTCTACGCCCGCATTGTGGACGAGACCGGCCATGACCTCGACTCCACCCTGCTGTCCATGGTCATGCGCAACCGCAAGCTCTTCCACGGCCTGCTCCGCGCCGGCCGCTTCGCCCAGAAGCCCTTCGGCGTCAAAAAGGGAGAAAAACAGAAAGGCCAATTCATCCGTCACCTGCCCATGATGTTCTCCAAGCAGCACGCCTTCCGCGAGCTGCCGGCAGTGGCCGACAAGCCCTTCCGCGACATCTTCCCCAAGATCCAGCCCAAGGTGGAGAACCCGCGCTACACCGTCGCCATCTTCGGCGGCTGCGCCCAGGACTTCCTCTACCCCGAGCAGCTGGAGGGCATGGTCAACGCCTTTGCCGACAAGGGCGTTGCCGTGGACTTCCCCATGCAGCAGACCTGCTGCGGCCTGCCGCTGATGATGATGGGAGAACGCAAGACCGAGAAGGAAGTGGCATCGCAGAACATCCACGCCATCGACCCGGCCAAGTACGACTACATCGTCTGCTCCTGCCCGTCCTGCGCATCGCATCTCAAGCACTACCCCGAGATCTTCGGCAGCGGCGACAGCGATGGTCTGCTGGCCGACCGCTTTGCCGACAAGATCATCGACATCTCCAGCTTCCTCAACGACGTCCTGGAGATGACCGAGGACGACTTCGAGACTGGCGGCCCCAAGGCCACCTACCACGCGCCGTGCCACCTGTGCCGCGGCCTGGATGTGCACGACGCCCCGCGCGAGATCATGACCAAGTCCGGTCTTGAGTACGTGCCCTGCAAAGAAGAGGAAGTCTGCTGCGGCTTCGGCGGCTCCTACTCCGTGAAGTTCCCGGAGATCTCGCAGCAGATCCTGAGAAACAAGCTCGACAACATCGAGGCCACCGGCGCCGAGATGATCATCACCGACTGCCCCGGCTGCGTCATGCAGATCCGCGGCGGTATGGCCAAACGCGGCAGCAATGTCGTTGTCCGCCACATGACGGAAGTGCTCGCCGAACGACGCAAGAAGTAA
- a CDS encoding ATP-binding protein, whose protein sequence is MHIRTLDLRAFGPFTDKVLQFGETGTGLHLLYGPNEAGKSSALQALGDFFFGIHPQTPYNFLHDYKKLAINAELGINGRVVTATRYKRTKNDLVDAANQPIDEEWWRRAVLGGFERTFFGQMFAIGHETLREGTRGLLEGGGALGETLFAAASGIANLRTVLEELDKERDAIFKKNGQVQPVAVLTNAIHALQKEQQEVIASADEYAERQASLKALQRKRDEAAEQLEEFGMEVARLQRRLSAMELSVRRRRLLEELAAFAEVRTLPEDFRERRVVAENALQTAADRMLEAQERRERIEESLGAIIVDAGVQDEAAAIEALRMELAQHVKAMADTKALEQERDRIAYSVRELLDSLGGGLSPEDAAARRLPRAERNRITTLAEQRQALIATEESANEARTEARTALSRAEDALTAAAMPCDTTELVAGLDLAANHGDIESRIAELSRRIKDERRRIAENFARLALRGLGGTVAPTVDDLPAMPLPAADTVQQFDTALTEAENALRREEDEVARVTNELDGKRRELERVRRGGDLPSHEDLEAARRLRDASWDLIRRRWVDNDRKEADVWRLLDELREVGIDAPRPDSISRALADGFKEAMERADSVADALWQGARQLAVVLELEAEAERLGDELCAAQSRRDDVAEALEQLRVQWTDVWQPAGIAAGRPREMASVLQRAVSLRDRLAALRDEELAFSGLTEERDRIRTLLERGLEQAGVAGAPDHTITALVARARHVVDEAAELGRTRRTFEETISTNKAALTASEGKAKCASEDMAAWRREWAAAVAPLGLGADASTDEVRAYVEAIESACVKLADAADKTRRIDSMREDFEDYAARVRAVAERVAPDFARETAVETMILELSRRRKESAEAAAERKRLEEQRGDAAAEYESASRARETAEKQLAVLVGEAGCNEVRELPNLEEQSRRKLELERELAALERELAVHAGGEALERFIEDTLALDRDQLAGRLEQARSEQSALNDSRDEYLRKITLAEGELAAMQGESKAAEIRQQIAAEAARLQDVVDRYVRLTIAAQALRKEMERYRRDNQGPVLQAAGAYFQTMTRGSFRGLEADYDEKGDPVLTGVRPDGEKIGVPAMSDGSRDQLYLALRLGALDGFLGRNEPLPFIVDDVLVHFDDARSESTLAVLAELARRTQVIFFTHHEHLVGLARNAVPAELLSVQEL, encoded by the coding sequence ATGCACATCCGCACGCTCGACCTGCGCGCTTTCGGCCCGTTCACGGACAAGGTCCTCCAGTTCGGGGAGACCGGCACGGGGCTGCACCTTCTGTACGGACCCAACGAGGCGGGCAAGAGCTCGGCGCTCCAGGCGCTCGGGGATTTCTTTTTCGGCATTCATCCGCAAACGCCGTACAATTTTCTGCACGATTACAAGAAGCTGGCCATCAATGCGGAACTCGGCATCAATGGCCGGGTCGTCACGGCCACGCGTTATAAGCGGACCAAGAACGATCTGGTGGACGCGGCGAACCAGCCCATTGACGAGGAGTGGTGGCGTCGTGCGGTGCTGGGCGGGTTCGAGCGCACCTTCTTCGGCCAGATGTTCGCCATCGGCCACGAGACCCTGCGCGAGGGGACCAGGGGCCTGCTCGAAGGCGGCGGCGCTCTAGGCGAGACGCTCTTTGCCGCGGCGTCCGGCATTGCGAACCTGCGCACCGTGCTGGAGGAGCTGGACAAGGAGCGCGATGCGATATTCAAGAAAAACGGTCAGGTGCAACCAGTCGCCGTGCTCACCAACGCCATCCACGCATTGCAGAAAGAGCAACAGGAAGTGATTGCGAGCGCGGACGAGTACGCCGAGCGGCAGGCATCACTCAAGGCGCTTCAACGCAAGCGCGACGAGGCTGCGGAGCAGCTGGAGGAGTTCGGCATGGAGGTTGCGCGGCTGCAGCGCAGGCTCAGCGCGATGGAGCTTTCCGTGCGCCGCCGCCGTCTTCTGGAGGAGCTTGCCGCGTTTGCAGAGGTCCGGACCCTGCCGGAGGACTTTCGCGAGCGCCGCGTGGTGGCGGAGAATGCGCTGCAAACCGCTGCGGACCGGATGCTTGAAGCGCAGGAACGCCGGGAGCGGATCGAGGAATCGCTGGGCGCAATTATTGTCGATGCTGGCGTGCAGGACGAGGCGGCCGCCATCGAAGCGTTGCGGATGGAGCTTGCCCAGCACGTCAAGGCCATGGCGGACACCAAGGCACTGGAGCAGGAGCGCGACCGCATTGCCTACTCCGTGCGCGAGCTGCTGGACTCCCTGGGGGGCGGGCTCTCGCCCGAGGACGCCGCGGCGCGGCGGCTCCCACGCGCGGAGCGCAACCGCATCACCACTCTGGCCGAGCAGCGCCAGGCCCTGATTGCGACCGAGGAGAGCGCCAACGAGGCGCGGACCGAGGCACGCACAGCCCTTTCTCGGGCCGAGGACGCCCTGACCGCCGCGGCCATGCCGTGCGATACCACCGAGCTCGTCGCCGGACTGGATCTGGCGGCCAACCACGGAGACATCGAGTCCCGCATCGCCGAGCTGAGCCGGCGGATCAAGGACGAGCGCCGGCGCATCGCCGAAAATTTTGCTCGCCTTGCCCTGCGCGGGCTAGGTGGCACCGTTGCGCCGACCGTGGATGACCTGCCGGCCATGCCGCTGCCTGCCGCGGACACGGTGCAGCAGTTCGATACCGCGTTGACCGAGGCCGAGAACGCTCTGCGCCGCGAGGAAGACGAGGTCGCCCGCGTCACGAACGAACTGGATGGCAAGCGCCGGGAGCTGGAGCGCGTCCGCCGCGGCGGGGACCTGCCCTCGCACGAGGACCTGGAGGCCGCGCGGCGGCTTCGGGATGCGAGCTGGGACCTGATCCGCCGGCGGTGGGTCGACAATGATCGCAAGGAAGCAGATGTGTGGCGGCTGCTGGACGAGCTGCGCGAGGTCGGCATCGACGCGCCCAGGCCGGACAGCATTTCCAGGGCCCTTGCCGATGGCTTCAAGGAGGCCATGGAGCGCGCGGACAGCGTGGCCGACGCGCTGTGGCAGGGCGCGCGGCAGCTCGCCGTGGTGCTGGAGCTGGAGGCCGAGGCCGAGCGTCTGGGCGATGAGCTATGCGCGGCGCAATCCAGGCGTGACGATGTAGCGGAAGCGCTTGAGCAATTGCGCGTGCAGTGGACCGATGTGTGGCAGCCGGCCGGAATAGCGGCCGGGCGTCCGCGGGAAATGGCAAGCGTGCTGCAACGGGCTGTGTCTCTGCGGGATCGGCTGGCTGCGTTGCGCGACGAGGAGCTGGCTTTTTCCGGACTGACGGAGGAGCGCGACCGCATCCGAACGCTGCTGGAGCGGGGGCTGGAGCAGGCCGGTGTGGCAGGCGCGCCGGATCATACGATAACTGCCCTCGTTGCCAGGGCCAGGCACGTCGTGGATGAGGCGGCCGAGCTGGGCCGCACCCGCCGGACGTTCGAGGAAACGATCTCCACCAACAAGGCCGCCCTAACAGCCAGCGAGGGCAAGGCCAAATGCGCCAGCGAGGACATGGCCGCATGGCGGCGGGAGTGGGCCGCGGCTGTGGCTCCGCTGGGGCTCGGCGCGGATGCCTCCACGGACGAGGTGCGCGCGTATGTGGAGGCCATCGAGAGCGCGTGCGTCAAGCTTGCCGATGCGGCGGACAAAACGCGCCGTATCGACTCCATGCGCGAGGATTTCGAGGACTACGCCGCGCGGGTCCGTGCGGTGGCGGAACGCGTCGCGCCAGATTTCGCCAGGGAAACCGCGGTGGAAACCATGATTCTGGAGCTCTCGCGCCGGCGCAAGGAATCCGCCGAGGCTGCGGCCGAGCGCAAGCGTCTGGAAGAGCAGCGCGGCGACGCGGCGGCCGAGTATGAGTCCGCATCACGCGCCAGGGAAACGGCCGAGAAGCAGCTTGCCGTTCTGGTCGGCGAGGCCGGATGCAACGAGGTGCGCGAACTGCCCAATCTGGAGGAGCAGTCGCGCAGGAAGCTGGAGCTTGAGCGTGAGCTCGCCGCCCTGGAACGCGAGCTTGCCGTCCATGCCGGCGGGGAGGCTCTGGAACGGTTCATCGAGGACACGCTGGCCCTGGACCGGGACCAGCTCGCAGGGCGTCTGGAACAGGCCCGGTCGGAGCAGAGCGCGCTCAACGACAGCCGGGACGAGTATCTCAGAAAAATTACCCTGGCCGAGGGGGAGCTCGCCGCCATGCAGGGCGAGTCCAAGGCTGCCGAGATACGGCAGCAGATCGCGGCTGAGGCCGCCAGGCTGCAGGACGTGGTGGACCGCTACGTGCGGCTCACCATCGCCGCCCAGGCCCTGCGCAAGGAGATGGAGCGCTACCGCCGCGACAACCAGGGCCCCGTGCTCCAGGCCGCCGGCGCGTACTTCCAGACCATGACTCGTGGCAGCTTCCGCGGGTTGGAGGCCGACTACGACGAGAAGGGCGACCCGGTGCTCACTGGCGTGCGGCCCGACGGCGAGAAGATCGGCGTGCCGGCCATGAGCGACGGCTCCCGCGACCAGCTTTACCTGGCGCTCCGGCTCGGCGCCCTGGACGGCTTCCTTGGCCGGAACGAACCGCTGCCGTTCATCGTGGACGACGTGCTCGTGCACTTCGACGACGCCCGCTCCGAATCCACCCTGGCTGTGCTGGCCGAGCTCGCCCGCCGTACCCAGGTCATCTTCTTCACCCACCACGAGCACCTCGTGGGGCTGGCCCGGAACGCCGTCCCGGCCGAGCTGCTCTCTGTACAAGAGCTTTAA
- a CDS encoding sulfotransferase, translated as MLLIATPKSASTSLLRTLADRLGLPGYMGAEGLSRDVIQALEPSPGYTHLHTFHGSDFKELSAECAQLMTSRQCIYKVHAAPTPHNRRMLAATPKVLLHRDPREIVAAWRRAVRLGIHHRLQPFDGLETEDEWLARAEEIGVIGDGGELERFRAGWLEQGVLEVRFRDLLDNPDQTVRTIERFWGFESASAVVELAQEKYTRDSKNV; from the coding sequence ATGCTGCTTATCGCCACGCCCAAAAGCGCCTCCACCTCGCTCCTGCGCACCCTAGCCGACCGCCTCGGCCTGCCGGGATACATGGGCGCGGAAGGACTGAGCCGCGACGTGATCCAGGCCCTGGAGCCCAGCCCCGGCTACACCCATCTCCACACCTTCCACGGCTCGGACTTCAAGGAGCTGTCCGCGGAGTGCGCGCAGCTCATGACCTCGCGCCAGTGCATCTACAAGGTTCATGCGGCGCCCACGCCGCACAACCGGCGCATGCTCGCCGCGACGCCCAAGGTCCTGCTCCACCGCGATCCCCGCGAGATTGTGGCGGCATGGCGACGGGCGGTCCGTCTGGGCATCCATCACCGGCTGCAGCCCTTTGATGGCCTGGAGACCGAGGACGAATGGCTTGCCCGCGCCGAGGAAATCGGCGTCATCGGTGACGGCGGCGAGCTGGAACGATTCCGCGCCGGCTGGCTGGAGCAAGGCGTTCTGGAGGTTCGTTTCCGCGATCTTCTGGACAACCCGGACCAGACGGTCCGCACCATCGAGCGCTTCTGGGGCTTTGAGTCGGCATCCGCTGTCGTGGAGCTGGCGCAGGAGAAGTACACGCGGGATTCAAAAAACGTTTAA